The Sphingobacteriales bacterium genomic interval GATGAAGGCAAATCATGGTTTGAAGCTGACGTAAAAGTAAATACGGGCAATCTGAGCTATTCCGACAGGGTTAATGGGCTGATTAACATTAATTACAACAAGCAGACCGACAAACTTGAACTCAGGTTCGATCATGCCATGGTGGACATTAAAACCAAAATTCTGGGCAAAGAAAAGCTGATTACCACCATCGATATCGCCAATTATTACAAAGTGCCGTTTATTTTTGACGGTCCGGGCTCTTATGCCGAAGAATTTTCCTTTGAAATGCCGGATGGAAGCATAAAGAGACTTAAAACGGTGGTGAAAAACTGTGATATTGCAGTCAGCAAAGGCATTATACAAATGAAGGCCAATCTTGATTTTGTTGATCCGAGTAAGGTAAAACCTACAACCACAGTAAGCCAGACAACCACCCGGACAAATGTTAATGATGATGTTGCAGGAAAGACCAACACGAAAAAAGAGAAAAGAAAAAAGAGAAAAGAAAACAAAGGGAAATAAGAACTTAACCATAAAAAAAACGTTTAAAATGTTGACAAATAAAACAGTTTTGATTACGGGAGCCAGCAGCGGTTTCGGGGAAGCCTGTGCCATCTTGTTTGCCCGTGAAAAATGCCGTCTGATATTATGTGCCAGACGTGAAGAAAAACTACATCAACTGGCTGAAAGGCTGAAGAAAGATAATAATTCCGAAATACTTGTCAGGAAACTGGATGTCAGAAACAGAAAAGAGGTCGAAACATTTGTCGGAGAATTACCTGAATCATGGAAAAACATTGACATTCTGGTCAACAATGCCGGATTGGCCAGCGGGCTCGACAAGGTTCAGGAAGGTGATATTGACGACTGGGAAAAAATGATAGATACCAACATCAAAGGCCTGCTCTACCTGACCCGGGCCATTGTCCCTCTGATGATTGAAAGAGGTATCAAAGGCCATGTCATTAATATCGGCTCTATTGCCGGAATTTATGCATATCCCAAAGGGGCAGTGTATTGCGGGACAAAGGCTGCTGTCAGAATTATTTCAGACGGACTGCGAATGGATCTGGTTGAAAATGAGATAAAAGTAACCAATATTCAACCCGGTTTAGCAGAAACCGAATTCAGCATTGTTCGTTTTCATGGAGATATCGGTAAAGCAAAAGCTGTTTATCAGGGTCTTGAGCCATTGACCGCCATGGATGTGGCTGAAACGGTTGTTTTTGCTGCCAACAGACCCCCTCATGTACAAATTTGTGAGATTACACTGACACCGCGCTGCCAGGCTTCTGCTACCATTGTTTACAGGAAGTGAAGCAAGGGAAGCGGGTGATGAGTGATGGGTGATGAATAATGGGTTCCGGGTTGTAT includes:
- a CDS encoding SDR family oxidoreductase; its protein translation is MLTNKTVLITGASSGFGEACAILFAREKCRLILCARREEKLHQLAERLKKDNNSEILVRKLDVRNRKEVETFVGELPESWKNIDILVNNAGLASGLDKVQEGDIDDWEKMIDTNIKGLLYLTRAIVPLMIERGIKGHVINIGSIAGIYAYPKGAVYCGTKAAVRIISDGLRMDLVENEIKVTNIQPGLAETEFSIVRFHGDIGKAKAVYQGLEPLTAMDVAETVVFAANRPPHVQICEITLTPRCQASATIVYRK